GGGAACAAACTCATCCATGCCCGGAACTCGATGCAGCTTCAACACTAGACGCATCTCTTGAAGCATATCGCGATCGTCGTTTATCCCCGCTTCATCCAAACCCATCCCAACAACAACCCCCTTCTGAGCATAGTGATTCAGGGGAGCAATACCGCTTTGCAGCCGCAAATTAGAACTGGCATTATGACAGATCATTGTGCCCGTTTCAGCCACTAGTTCAATATCTGCTTCAGTCAGCCAGACACCATGCCCAAGCGTCAGATGAGGTCCCAGAATTCCCATTTTGTTGAGATGCTGCACTGCCGTTCGACCTGTGCGACGATAGGCATATTCTTTTTGATACGGCGTTTCGAGCAAGTGCATATGCATTCCCACGCCATATTTTTGAGCATAAGTTTGCAGTGCTTCGAGTGCATCATCTGAGCACCAGTGCAGGTTTGCAGGTGCAAGCTGAATTCGGATACGTCCGCCCTCGTTCCGATTCCATTTCTGCCAAAGCTGCTCAAAAAATGTCAGATAGTCTGATAAGGGAATTTCTTGAGCCTGCAAAATTGCAGCCATTTCAGAAGCGATATGAGGCGGCAGCTTTTTGACAAACTCCGCATTTTGCTCATAAACAAAATGGTTCTGGTCTCGCACCGCAAAACAATAAGAAGCACGCATCCCCAAATCTTGATATGCCTGAAGCACCTGATTGGCAACCTCAACCCAACCTGATGCCGGACCCGATCGCCAGCCATGAATATGCTGAACTGTTGTGATCCCAGATTCCACCATCTCAAAGGCAGAGTACAGCGTATCAAGATAGAGATCGACATCTCTTGCAGAAAGCCGGCTGGCAAACCATAACTCTAGAGGATGGTCGGGTGAGCCAAGCTGAAAGGGAGTTAAGCCAACATGATGATGACAGTTGACAAATCCGGGTAAAATGACATCTTCGTCAGACCCAAGTAATTGATCAGGCTGATACTTTGCTGCTAAGTCTGTGTATTGACCAATTTCAACAATTTTGCCATCTTGCTGAAAAACTGCGCCATCGTGGATTACCTCAACTTCTGTGCGGCTGATGGCTTTGCAAATTACATATTTGCCTCTAGTTAATGATGAGGGCATATAACCTCCTACGAACAAAATAGAAACTTCGATCGACTCCGTTGGTCAAGCCAAAATAAACGTTGGACGACAAACGAAGGAAGAGAAGAAAGGTCGTTTTCCAGAAAATGACACGATCGACAAAGACAGCACTGCACTATCTGAGAACGAACGGGTGAATAATGAGTGAATAAGATGGGTAAAAGAAGTCCAATCATTTGAACAACTTGTGGGGTGGCTAACATAAAGACTTCAGGGATGTTGCGCTAGCGTACAAGTACGCCTCTCCTAAAGGCTTTAGCCACGCCAAGCTAAGCCAACTTCAAAGTAGATCTGATTGAAACGAAAAAAAGTATCCAATCAAACAATTTGTGAATTCTCAATTCTCCATTTCAACTGAGATCATTTTTTGAGATTATTTTTGTTTGAGGCATATCAAATCTAAAATGCAATTTTGTAACATGGCTGCGGTGGATCTCCTCTCGCTGATCAAAAAACACCACTCTTCGGCTCAAATCTCGGCTCAAATCTCGGCGCAAGCGATCGTAAACCAGCATCTAGAGCGGATTGCCCAGCGGGAACATGAGGTGCAGGCATGGGAATATTTTGATCCGGCGATCGTACAGGCTCAAGCAGAACGAATCGATCGACTCATTGCCCAAGGACTCGATCCGGGCGCACTATCAGGAATTCCGATCGCCATCAAAGATATTTTTGCGACCCAAGAAATGCCAACAGGTTGGGGAACGCCGATTCATGCAGGGCGGCAGCGGGGATATGATGCGGCAGTTGTTGAGCGATTGCGGGCTGCGGGTGCGGTGATCATGGGCAAAACGGTGACGACGGAATATGCGACGGCAAGAGCCGGAAAAACGCGGAATCCTCATCACCTCAACCATACTCCTGGGGGAAGCTCAAGCGGGTCAGCGGCAGCAGTGGCAGCAGGCATGGTTCCAGTGGCGATCGGTTCGCAAACGGTTGGATCAATCTTGCGTCCGGCAGCTTACTGTGGCGTTGTCGGGTTTAAGCCCAGCTTTGGGTCAATTTCGCGATATGGAGCCATGCCTGTGAGTCGAGAACTCGATCATGTTGGCATTTTTGCCCGCACGGTCAGAGATATTCAGCTCATTTGTGCAGAATTAGTAAGCCTGGATAGACGCGATCCGGACTGTGTTGGGATTTGGCAGCCTAAAAGTGATGCGGTGCTGTTTTCTCAAGGAGGCAGGCGCTCGGTTCAAAAAATTGCCCTCATTCAGACTCCTTTCTGGCATGAAATCGATGCCGAAGCACAGGAACGATTGCAACAGAGCGCTCAAGCAATCCAGGCTGAAGGAATTGAGGTGATACCGATCGATCTCCCTGATGAATTTTCAGACTGTTTGCAGCCAGTTCAGGTGTTAATGAGTGCAGGGTTAGCTGCTTATCATGGGCAGGACTATGACCAGCAGCCAGAGCAGCTTTCGCCCAAATTACGACAGTTGATTGAACAGGGCCGTTGCTTCACTGCGATCGACTATGCAAAAGCGCGACAGCTCACAGCTCATTACTGCATCACGCTGGCAAAAATCCTTTCGGATCAGGATGCCATTTTAACGCCAGTTACAACCGGAACTGCCCCCTCTGGCTTAGAGGATACTGGCTCACCAATGCTTTGCGCCCTCTGGACATTGTGCGGTTTACCTGCCATTAGCATTCCCGCAGGCAAGGCAGAAAATGGTTTACCGCTTGCGGTTCAGTTGGTTGGCAGACGCATGGGGGATGCAGATCTACTAGAATTTGCGGCTGGAGTCAGGTTGGTGCTGCACGATCGATTTAACCCAGGTTGAACCAGAAATTTGGGCATTGCTGCATCAAGAATGAGCTTTCTGAGAAGCTGAGCAGAATGAATTGAGGTAGCATTACGATGCGGTAATTGCGGGATCGATCGGTTCCTTTAAGCAGCGATCGTAGATCTGGCGATAGTAGGGGAGTAGGGCGTTCACAGATTCCTCAGAAGCACTCAGCGAGGGAAGAAGCTGCTGATGGGTTGCCTCAATTGCGGCAATAATTTGATGCTCTTTGATTTGGGTCAACTGTCCCTGCTGCATGACTACTTTTCCGTCAATCATCACCCAATCGACGGCTGCGCCCGTTTCGGCATAGACCAATTGATTCAGCGGATTGTTAAGCGGCACAAAAGCTGGACTGGAGAGCCGATATCCTACAATGTCAGCCTGATATCCCACTTCTAACCGTCCGAGCTGTCCCTGATACCCAAAAGCAGCGGCTCCACCCTCTGTGCCCAGACGAAATGCTTCCTGTGCTGAAAGCCAGGTTTCAGGCGGCTCGGTGGGTGGCTTATTGAGCAAAGCTGCTGCCTGCATCACAGACAAAAGATTTAAGCTATCCCGCGACCCACAGCCATCACTCGCGAGTGCCACATTGACACCTGCCTCTAAAAAGCGGCGCACTGCCATTCGACCACTGCCCAACTTCAGATTTGACAGCGGGTTATAGACCACACTCACGCCTGCATCGGCGAGTTGAGCAATATCGTCTTCCGTCAGCCAAACACAGTGCTGTAGTGCCAATTGGGGCGATAAAACTTTGAGCTTTGCTAAATGATTCACCATTGAATCTTGATACAGAATGCCTCCGGTGACTGCTTGCAGCCGCGTTTCTAGTAAATGCATCATTATGGGTAGATTATGCTGATCTGCAAATTCTTTGAGCTGGACGAGAAAGACATCGCTACAGCGCTGAGGGGCAGAGGGCGCAACAATAAACCCGACTCGATCGCTCGGAGGATATGTCTCTGCTAATGCCTGACAGAGCGTGAGCATTTGCTGGCGATCGGGACAAGCCTGCTGCTCCAGCAATTCCCGAATTGAGGCAGGCATCACCTCATCTACAAAAGGAACCGATCGATAAAACGGTCGATCAAATAAGCTGACGCTGACCCGCGCTCGGAGTCCAATCTCCCCATAGGCTCGAAATACGGCATCAATACAGGCAGGTGAAAACTGGGGTGCATGGTTTACGTCATCGACGACAAAGGTTGTACCCGTTCGCAGTGCCTCGATCGCACCAATCATCGTGCGAAGATAAACTTGCTCTGGGGTCAGCGAGATAGCCTGACGCGGCGGACGAACAAAATGCATCCACAATTCCAGCGGTAGATTGTCGTATCGTCCTTTATGAAAATGTTCGTGAGAATGAAAATGACCGTTCACTAGCCCAGGACAAAGAAGCAGCCCACTGGCATCAACGATCGTCACATCGGGTGAAACTTCTAAATGATTGCCGATCGCTACAATTTGATTCCCTTCGAGATAGATATCGCGCTGTTGGATGCTGGTCTGTGCTGATGAGGATAAAAGTAACCCTTGTTGAATCAGATATTTAGAAACGGTAGAACGGCTTGAACTCGACATTTTTAACGTCTCTTAACAACGTCTCTCAATCATGCTGTAGAGACAAGAGAACAGGATAAACAAGCTGCATTTGTCTCCCAACTCCAAGGCTAGGAAGCTTCTAAACTGATTCCATCCTTGCTGCCCTGGATGACTCCACGACATTCACCGAACTCAATCCTGGCATACCCTTCCTTTTCACAGTAGCCCCGGAGGGTCACTTCATCCCCCTCGACCAAGAAGGATCGCGTTTCTCCGGTTGGTAGTGCGATCGGTTGCGTTCCCCGCTGCGTTAATTCCAGTAAACAGCCTGCTGTGCCTGCTTCTGCGCCCGAAACAGTGCCACTGGCAAATAAGTCTCCAGGTCGAAGATTACAGCCGTTACTGGTGTGATGAGTCAGCATTTGCGCCACTGTCCAGTAGAGTTGCTGGAATTTACTCTGGCTTAAGCGCATCGGGAGATAGTTCTGTTGGCGCATTTGGGCAGAAGCCAGGAAGACTTCCAGGTTTAAATCAATGCCTCCTTGCTGTTGATTTGCTGAAGCTGTGAGATAGGGCAACGGCAGTGGATCACCCTCTGCTCGCGTGAATGCAGGACAGCGGAAAGGGGCAAGGGCTGCCAGCGTTACAACCCAGGGCGAAACGGTAGTCGCAAAGCTTTTAGAGAGAAAGGGTCCAAGTGGCTGATACTCCCAGGCTTGAATGTCTCTTGCAGACCAGTCGTTAACCAGACAAAGCCCAAACAGATGGTCTTCCGCATCATCGATCGCCACAGGCTGCCCTAATTCATTTCCCTTGCCAACAAAGCAGCCCACTTCCAGTTCATAGTCCAACATTTGAGCTGGGGCAAACGTGGGAGTTGAGGCTTCCGCTCGCTTTTGTTGACCAGAGGGACGCAGAATCGGCGTGTTACTGGGAACGATCGAAGAGGCTCGTCCGTGATAGGCGATTGGGACATGTTTGTAATTCGGCAGTAGGGGGTTATCAGGTCGAAACAGTTTGCCGACGTTTGTTGCATGGAAAATGGAAGCATAGAAGTCGGTATAGTCGCCGATCGTGGCAGGCAACAGCATTTGGGCTTCTGACATTGGAGCCAGAATTTGATCCTCAGGGAGCGGTGTTTGTCCGGC
The Trichocoleus sp. genome window above contains:
- a CDS encoding amidohydrolase family protein, which codes for MPSSLTRGKYVICKAISRTEVEVIHDGAVFQQDGKIVEIGQYTDLAAKYQPDQLLGSDEDVILPGFVNCHHHVGLTPFQLGSPDHPLELWFASRLSARDVDLYLDTLYSAFEMVESGITTVQHIHGWRSGPASGWVEVANQVLQAYQDLGMRASYCFAVRDQNHFVYEQNAEFVKKLPPHIASEMAAILQAQEIPLSDYLTFFEQLWQKWNRNEGGRIRIQLAPANLHWCSDDALEALQTYAQKYGVGMHMHLLETPYQKEYAYRRTGRTAVQHLNKMGILGPHLTLGHGVWLTEADIELVAETGTMICHNASSNLRLQSGIAPLNHYAQKGVVVGMGLDEAGINDDRDMLQEMRLVLKLHRVPGMDEFVPTSPQVFQMATEHGAKTTGFAREIGTLEVGKSADLVMMNWKHIAYPYLDEDISVIDAVIQRSRTAGVEAVMIEGEIIYQNGKFTKVDKTAMLEELAALLKTPRTEAEERRRVLAREVFPYVKKFYDGWLDQHECDPFYCQSCRH
- a CDS encoding amidase, whose amino-acid sequence is MAAVDLLSLIKKHHSSAQISAQISAQAIVNQHLERIAQREHEVQAWEYFDPAIVQAQAERIDRLIAQGLDPGALSGIPIAIKDIFATQEMPTGWGTPIHAGRQRGYDAAVVERLRAAGAVIMGKTVTTEYATARAGKTRNPHHLNHTPGGSSSGSAAAVAAGMVPVAIGSQTVGSILRPAAYCGVVGFKPSFGSISRYGAMPVSRELDHVGIFARTVRDIQLICAELVSLDRRDPDCVGIWQPKSDAVLFSQGGRRSVQKIALIQTPFWHEIDAEAQERLQQSAQAIQAEGIEVIPIDLPDEFSDCLQPVQVLMSAGLAAYHGQDYDQQPEQLSPKLRQLIEQGRCFTAIDYAKARQLTAHYCITLAKILSDQDAILTPVTTGTAPSGLEDTGSPMLCALWTLCGLPAISIPAGKAENGLPLAVQLVGRRMGDADLLEFAAGVRLVLHDRFNPG
- a CDS encoding amidohydrolase encodes the protein MSSSSRSTVSKYLIQQGLLLSSSAQTSIQQRDIYLEGNQIVAIGNHLEVSPDVTIVDASGLLLCPGLVNGHFHSHEHFHKGRYDNLPLELWMHFVRPPRQAISLTPEQVYLRTMIGAIEALRTGTTFVVDDVNHAPQFSPACIDAVFRAYGEIGLRARVSVSLFDRPFYRSVPFVDEVMPASIRELLEQQACPDRQQMLTLCQALAETYPPSDRVGFIVAPSAPQRCSDVFLVQLKEFADQHNLPIMMHLLETRLQAVTGGILYQDSMVNHLAKLKVLSPQLALQHCVWLTEDDIAQLADAGVSVVYNPLSNLKLGSGRMAVRRFLEAGVNVALASDGCGSRDSLNLLSVMQAAALLNKPPTEPPETWLSAQEAFRLGTEGGAAAFGYQGQLGRLEVGYQADIVGYRLSSPAFVPLNNPLNQLVYAETGAAVDWVMIDGKVVMQQGQLTQIKEHQIIAAIEATHQQLLPSLSASEESVNALLPYYRQIYDRCLKEPIDPAITAS
- the fahA gene encoding fumarylacetoacetase, with product MICPIDATHDPNLQSWVESANQADTGFPIQNLPFGVFQRGNADKPRIGVAIGNQILDLTACRTAGLLQNLPESLQIACTAPILNPLMAMGKPASLLLRHHLSHLLRAGQTPLPEDQILAPMSEAQMLLPATIGDYTDFYASIFHATNVGKLFRPDNPLLPNYKHVPIAYHGRASSIVPSNTPILRPSGQQKRAEASTPTFAPAQMLDYELEVGCFVGKGNELGQPVAIDDAEDHLFGLCLVNDWSARDIQAWEYQPLGPFLSKSFATTVSPWVVTLAALAPFRCPAFTRAEGDPLPLPYLTASANQQQGGIDLNLEVFLASAQMRQQNYLPMRLSQSKFQQLYWTVAQMLTHHTSNGCNLRPGDLFASGTVSGAEAGTAGCLLELTQRGTQPIALPTGETRSFLVEGDEVTLRGYCEKEGYARIEFGECRGVIQGSKDGISLEAS